A window of Halalkalibacillus sediminis contains these coding sequences:
- a CDS encoding SpaH/EbpB family LPXTG-anchored major pilin → MNKKWFSVSMILALIFSLLVPVGALSAVDNDNVYQRETGSLMIHKYSLEADEMDDGVEGNGEVEQFVPSDAEPLEGVTFKITRTHSFNPFTDEWSEDPGAPIEVITDSTGVALFGNLPLGRYMVEETDGPDFVNLNEDTYYVDIPMTNEEGTELNYDVHIFPKNDVIRGSVNLFKMDRYESALEGVKFALYKVVDDGEDQLINGELMTDAYGKIHVDELMYGDYYFIELEPANGYVGTGETMHSFSVESSGEVDPVWVTNYKIPEIDKQVNGGDSLEINREENFTYTLHIDLPGDIGSYNSFVISDQLDPMLHFEGVNFVEADGVDVESALSFDNTNNLLSWSATDFSALSGKSELIISFDASIMNDAEGAIENKGELEFENEYEVDGDVESDITTVTPTIGSIQVTKFAKDDDPETANPLDGAKFQLKDSEGNDVDGVHSGVNGVFNWDRLDYGTYYLHEVEAPDGYRLLTQPIEIIVGEGDGADGVDVEMNVFNSESDWELPATGGIGTSIFTAIGLALMVLALGLYLRRRNQMA, encoded by the coding sequence ATGAATAAAAAATGGTTTTCCGTGTCGATGATTCTAGCGTTGATTTTCAGTTTGCTAGTACCTGTTGGAGCATTGAGTGCAGTTGATAATGACAATGTGTACCAGAGGGAAACCGGAAGCTTGATGATTCATAAATATTCTTTGGAAGCTGATGAAATGGATGATGGTGTTGAAGGAAATGGGGAGGTCGAACAGTTTGTACCTTCAGATGCAGAACCTTTGGAGGGTGTCACGTTCAAAATAACCAGAACCCATTCTTTTAACCCTTTCACAGATGAATGGAGTGAGGATCCAGGGGCACCTATTGAAGTTATAACAGACTCTACGGGAGTTGCGCTTTTCGGTAACCTTCCATTAGGGCGATATATGGTAGAAGAGACGGATGGTCCTGACTTTGTGAACCTTAATGAGGATACCTACTATGTGGATATCCCTATGACTAATGAAGAAGGAACCGAACTGAACTACGATGTTCATATTTTTCCTAAAAATGATGTGATCAGAGGTTCAGTCAACTTGTTTAAGATGGATAGATACGAAAGTGCATTAGAAGGTGTGAAATTCGCCCTTTATAAAGTTGTTGATGATGGAGAAGATCAGTTGATCAACGGCGAACTGATGACTGATGCCTACGGAAAAATTCATGTGGATGAATTGATGTATGGGGATTATTATTTCATTGAGTTAGAACCAGCAAATGGTTATGTCGGAACTGGAGAAACAATGCACTCTTTCAGTGTTGAATCTAGTGGTGAAGTTGATCCAGTTTGGGTTACAAACTACAAAATCCCTGAGATTGATAAGCAAGTGAATGGCGGTGACTCTTTAGAAATCAATAGAGAGGAGAATTTCACATATACACTTCACATTGATTTGCCGGGAGATATCGGATCCTATAATTCCTTTGTCATTTCAGACCAGTTAGACCCAATGCTTCACTTTGAAGGTGTTAATTTTGTAGAAGCAGATGGTGTGGACGTTGAAAGTGCACTAAGCTTTGATAACACGAATAATTTACTAAGCTGGAGTGCGACAGATTTCTCAGCTTTATCAGGAAAAAGCGAATTAATCATTAGCTTTGATGCATCCATCATGAACGATGCTGAAGGGGCCATTGAAAACAAAGGTGAATTGGAATTTGAAAATGAATATGAAGTTGATGGTGACGTTGAGTCTGACATTACAACCGTCACTCCAACAATCGGATCGATCCAAGTAACGAAATTCGCAAAAGATGATGATCCAGAAACAGCTAACCCATTAGATGGAGCTAAATTCCAGCTAAAAGACTCTGAAGGGAACGACGTCGATGGAGTTCACTCAGGTGTAAATGGTGTCTTCAATTGGGATCGCTTAGATTATGGAACTTACTACCTTCATGAAGTAGAAGCTCCAGATGGCTATCGCTTACTGACACAACCGATTGAAATTATTGTCGGAGAAGGCGATGGAGCTGATGGTGTAGATGTAGAGATGAATGTCTTTAACTCAGAAAGTGACTGGGAACTTCCTGCAACTGGCGGTATCGGTACTTCGATCTTCACAGCAATCGGTCTAGCTCTGATGGTTCTTGCTCTAGGTCTTTATCTTAGAAGAAGAAATCAAATGGCTTAA
- a CDS encoding class C sortase — protein sequence MKFKMVLSLIFIIGLGVFFYPIIGNWLATQSHYEIIENDEKVIESLDENIINEERIQAEEYNREVGSLSDPILDPFAEDYEEENYQSYFSVLNLGESMGSLEIPEIDVKLPIYHGASDEVLQRGVGHLSNTSLPVGGEGNHSVLTGHRGLPSAKLFRELDELEMEDKFFIKTLGETLAYQIDDIQIVEPHEVDWLIYEKDQDYVTLITCDPYMLNTHRLLVRGHRIPHDPMVNDEEWVMEAPEGLSQIEEENDYFWYVMGGTFVVGSVGSVYFYRRRIRKNVGE from the coding sequence ATGAAATTCAAAATGGTATTAAGTCTGATATTCATCATAGGCCTAGGTGTTTTTTTCTATCCAATCATCGGAAATTGGTTAGCCACTCAATCTCATTACGAAATTATCGAAAATGATGAAAAAGTTATAGAATCACTCGATGAAAATATCATTAACGAGGAAAGGATTCAGGCTGAGGAGTATAACCGGGAAGTTGGAAGTTTATCCGATCCAATTCTAGATCCATTTGCAGAGGACTACGAGGAGGAAAACTATCAAAGTTATTTTTCCGTATTAAATTTGGGTGAATCTATGGGAAGCCTTGAAATCCCAGAAATAGACGTAAAACTACCAATCTACCACGGGGCGAGTGATGAAGTGCTGCAAAGAGGAGTAGGGCACCTATCAAATACTTCTCTTCCGGTCGGTGGAGAGGGTAATCACTCTGTCCTGACAGGGCACCGGGGGTTACCGAGTGCTAAGCTTTTCAGGGAATTGGATGAATTGGAGATGGAGGATAAATTTTTTATCAAGACGCTTGGAGAAACATTAGCCTATCAAATCGATGATATTCAAATTGTTGAGCCTCACGAAGTTGACTGGTTGATTTATGAAAAAGATCAGGACTATGTCACCTTGATTACCTGTGACCCTTACATGCTCAATACACACCGCCTTTTGGTCAGAGGTCATCGTATACCACACGATCCTATGGTCAATGATGAGGAATGGGTGATGGAAGCGCCCGAGGGATTGAGTCAGATAGAAGAAGAGAACGATTATTTCTGGTATGTAATGGGCGGAACTTTCGTAGTCGGTTCAGTAGGAAGTGTCTATTTTTACCGCAGACGAATCAGAAAGAATGTGGGTGAATAA
- a CDS encoding class C sortase encodes MKRNLPIILIFSVGLVLLTYPYIARLVNEEVAEAKVFELQESWTELSDKEKVERFEVAERYNDELSARGRLGVELTDIDFTDSDGVEQMATSPSEENGNDDSATNAYSYIEIPRLNLNLPIYLDSSRWSLANGIGLVPGSSMPVGGDSTHSVLAGHRGMATKEMFQHLDRLRVGDEIHIHSVNGKMTYRVYRTDVILPNQTGALEIQPSKDLTTLVTCHPYGSNSHRLIVQGERVD; translated from the coding sequence ATGAAAAGAAATTTACCTATTATCCTGATATTTTCGGTGGGGCTTGTTCTTCTGACTTATCCTTATATTGCGCGATTGGTCAATGAGGAAGTTGCTGAAGCAAAAGTGTTCGAATTACAGGAATCGTGGACCGAACTTTCTGACAAAGAAAAGGTGGAGCGATTCGAAGTAGCAGAGCGTTATAACGATGAATTGTCTGCCCGTGGAAGGTTAGGAGTTGAGCTTACGGATATTGATTTCACCGATTCTGACGGTGTGGAGCAGATGGCAACTAGTCCGAGCGAAGAGAATGGAAATGATGATAGTGCCACAAATGCTTATTCATATATAGAAATCCCACGACTGAACCTGAATTTGCCTATTTACTTGGATTCTAGCCGCTGGTCTTTGGCGAACGGGATTGGACTCGTTCCGGGTTCCTCTATGCCAGTCGGTGGTGATAGTACGCATTCAGTTTTGGCCGGCCACCGTGGCATGGCGACAAAAGAGATGTTTCAGCATTTGGACCGCCTAAGAGTGGGAGATGAGATCCACATCCATAGCGTAAATGGGAAAATGACTTACCGAGTCTACCGGACGGATGTTATTTTGCCGAATCAAACAGGAGCGCTCGAAATTCAACCCAGCAAAGATTTAACCACTCTTGTGACGTGTCATCCATATGGATCGAATTCGCATCGATTGATCGTGCAAGGTGAGCGAGTAGATTAG
- the solA gene encoding N-methyl-L-tryptophan oxidase, whose protein sequence is MAYDVIIIGAGSMGMSASYYLAKRGARVLMIDRYDPPHSEGAHHGDTRLIRHAYGEGSSYVPMALRAQELWEELNEISDKNIFHKTGVLNVGTENSSFLKNVAQSAESYNLRLEKLTHSQVNDRWPGFALHENLMGYFEPDSGVLMSENIIESYKKLAMEYEIDYLPNTEVQSICSDEEGIRITFNDMEVNASKLIISAGKGTNKVLSLLNEQLPLTTVRKTFSWFETNEAIYQSSEFPGWAYDNGNQTYYGFPSIEGKGLKIGRHDKGEVVEDADNLEEFGTFESDQDDVETIQSHLLSQSHELTEGKVCTYTNTPDGDFIIDHLPGRENIIVACGFSGHGFKFSSVIGEILSEIVLDEKTKLDIVPFRIDRFE, encoded by the coding sequence ATGGCTTACGATGTAATAATCATCGGCGCTGGTTCGATGGGGATGTCCGCGAGTTACTATCTAGCAAAACGGGGAGCTCGCGTATTAATGATTGACCGGTACGATCCACCACATTCTGAAGGGGCCCATCATGGAGACACACGCCTCATCAGACATGCGTATGGCGAAGGTTCAAGCTACGTTCCAATGGCTTTACGTGCACAAGAATTATGGGAAGAACTAAACGAAATTTCCGACAAAAATATTTTTCACAAAACTGGTGTGTTGAATGTTGGAACAGAGAATTCTTCTTTCCTCAAAAATGTCGCACAGAGTGCCGAGAGTTATAATTTACGATTGGAAAAACTGACACATTCCCAAGTGAACGATCGTTGGCCGGGATTCGCTCTACACGAAAACTTGATGGGTTATTTTGAACCGGATTCTGGCGTGTTGATGAGTGAAAATATCATCGAATCTTATAAAAAGTTGGCGATGGAATACGAAATCGACTACTTACCAAATACTGAAGTGCAATCGATTTGTTCAGATGAAGAAGGCATTCGAATAACATTCAATGATATGGAAGTTAACGCATCTAAGTTGATTATTTCTGCTGGGAAAGGCACTAATAAAGTTCTTTCACTTCTAAACGAACAACTCCCGTTAACGACGGTTCGCAAAACGTTTTCTTGGTTTGAAACAAACGAAGCGATTTACCAATCTAGCGAATTCCCAGGATGGGCTTACGATAATGGAAACCAGACGTATTATGGCTTCCCTAGCATTGAAGGCAAAGGTCTGAAGATTGGGAGACATGACAAAGGTGAAGTGGTTGAAGATGCTGACAATTTGGAGGAGTTCGGTACTTTCGAATCCGACCAGGATGATGTAGAAACCATACAAAGTCATTTATTGTCACAAAGCCACGAGCTTACAGAAGGAAAGGTGTGTACCTATACGAACACACCTGATGGAGATTTCATTATCGATCACTTACCAGGGCGAGAAAATATCATTGTAGCATGCGGCTTTTCCGGCCACGGATTCAAGTTCTCAAGTGTGATCGGAGAAATTTTAAGCGAAATCGTATTAGATGAGAAGACAAAGCTCGATATTGTTCCATTCAGAATCGATCGGTTCGAATAA
- a CDS encoding glycoside hydrolase family 13 protein, with product MSEWWKDSVIYQIYPRSFNDSDGDGIGDLQGIIEKLDYLNELGIDIIWLSPVYDSPNDDNGYDIRNYYEIMEEFGTMEDFDLLLSEVHARGMKLIMDLVVNHTSDEHEWFKKYPDHYFWRDQPNNWNSVFGGPAWEYSEERDQYYLHIFSKKQPDLNWENPVVREKIYEMMRWWLNKGIDGFRMDVINFISKDPTLPDGPDGDGSRYFMNGPRVHEFLREMHEEVLQHYDCMTVGEMPGATPEDAQVYTNPDNHELDMIFTFEHMDLDQHSHEKWDFKKLDLIDLKENLEKWQHALHGCGWNSLYWNNHDQPRVVSRFGDDGKYRKESAMMLGTCLHFLQGTPYIYQGEELGMTNVTFDHIDDYQDIETLNMYEEKRAEGISEESIMQSIHVKGRDNARTPVQWSDAPHGGFTTGTPWLKMNPNYHDVNTEKERTDPYSVFKHYQELIKLRKNYSLIKNGTFELLHRDHSEVFAYERLIIDEKMTVYCNFSDSHHKFQRPEGDVIHSNYQGAGDGDEVFELRPYEAVVFYYFKNV from the coding sequence ATGAGTGAATGGTGGAAAGACTCGGTAATTTATCAGATTTATCCTCGTAGTTTCAATGACTCTGATGGAGATGGAATCGGAGACCTTCAAGGAATCATTGAAAAGCTGGATTATCTGAATGAGTTAGGGATTGATATCATTTGGTTAAGTCCAGTTTATGATTCACCGAATGATGATAATGGTTATGACATAAGGAACTATTACGAAATCATGGAAGAGTTCGGGACAATGGAGGATTTTGATCTACTATTAAGCGAAGTACATGCTCGAGGAATGAAGTTGATCATGGACCTCGTCGTCAATCATACATCGGACGAGCATGAATGGTTCAAGAAGTATCCTGATCATTATTTCTGGCGCGATCAGCCGAATAACTGGAATTCTGTATTTGGTGGTCCTGCTTGGGAATATAGTGAAGAGCGAGATCAGTATTATCTACATATTTTTTCAAAAAAACAGCCGGATCTGAACTGGGAGAATCCAGTTGTTCGAGAAAAGATATACGAAATGATGCGTTGGTGGTTGAATAAAGGGATTGACGGTTTCCGTATGGACGTCATCAATTTCATATCAAAAGATCCGACACTTCCAGACGGACCGGATGGAGATGGTAGCCGCTATTTCATGAACGGGCCGAGGGTACATGAATTTTTACGAGAAATGCATGAAGAAGTTTTGCAGCATTATGATTGTATGACGGTTGGCGAGATGCCAGGAGCGACACCTGAAGATGCGCAAGTTTATACGAACCCTGATAATCATGAGCTCGATATGATCTTCACTTTCGAGCATATGGATTTGGATCAACATTCACATGAGAAGTGGGATTTTAAGAAGTTGGATTTAATAGATCTGAAAGAAAATCTAGAAAAATGGCAACATGCACTTCACGGTTGTGGTTGGAATAGTCTTTATTGGAATAATCACGACCAGCCTCGCGTCGTATCCAGGTTCGGAGATGACGGGAAATACCGCAAGGAGTCAGCGATGATGTTAGGGACATGCTTGCATTTTTTACAGGGAACGCCTTATATTTATCAGGGAGAAGAACTTGGAATGACCAATGTCACATTCGACCATATTGATGACTATCAAGATATAGAGACATTGAACATGTATGAAGAGAAAAGGGCTGAGGGGATTTCTGAGGAGTCTATCATGCAGTCGATCCACGTAAAGGGAAGAGATAACGCGAGAACTCCTGTGCAGTGGTCAGATGCACCGCATGGAGGTTTTACCACAGGAACTCCTTGGTTAAAAATGAATCCGAATTATCATGATGTTAACACGGAAAAAGAACGGACGGATCCTTATTCTGTGTTCAAGCATTATCAGGAACTGATCAAGCTTAGAAAAAATTATAGTCTTATAAAAAATGGAACGTTCGAATTGTTGCATCGTGATCATTCTGAAGTATTTGCGTACGAACGGTTAATTATAGATGAGAAAATGACTGTTTACTGTAATTTCAGCGATTCACATCATAAGTTCCAACGACCTGAAGGAGATGTAATTCATTCGAATTATCAAGGGGCGGGAGATGGAGACGAAGTATTCGAATTAAGACCATATGAAGCAGTTGTTTTTTATTACTTTAAGAATGTTTAA
- a CDS encoding ROK family protein — translation MKVLGVDIGGTKIRFGIVDEKGKVYVDERVETTFPLYELLEHHVMRLIESYPEIEAIGIGTAGFVDAKNGKIIYMSETLPGWTGTEVKKQLEKATNLRVEVENDANCAALAEAKFGSGRGYERMVCLTLGTGLGGGIIIDDEILSGGPNGGTGEIGHMILYPNGQKCSCGRNGCYEQYVSGTAIQRRIKEAGLELSPFELFPKASEDPQAAKVVKEFTFDLAVIISTLQAALDMDAVIIGGGVSESASYWMDDLMNQVKPLLLNDLDIELASFGNEAGILGAALLVLPE, via the coding sequence ATGAAAGTACTAGGAGTGGATATTGGCGGTACGAAAATTCGTTTCGGGATCGTCGATGAGAAAGGGAAGGTTTATGTAGATGAGCGAGTGGAAACTACTTTTCCACTTTATGAATTGTTAGAACACCACGTCATGCGTTTAATTGAAAGTTACCCTGAAATTGAAGCGATTGGGATTGGTACAGCAGGGTTCGTCGACGCAAAGAACGGCAAAATCATATATATGTCAGAAACGCTACCTGGTTGGACAGGCACTGAAGTGAAAAAGCAATTGGAGAAGGCAACGAACTTACGTGTTGAAGTCGAAAATGATGCCAACTGTGCGGCGCTTGCTGAAGCGAAGTTCGGTTCAGGTAGAGGGTATGAACGGATGGTATGTCTGACGTTAGGCACTGGGCTTGGTGGCGGAATTATCATTGATGATGAAATCTTATCCGGCGGGCCGAATGGTGGCACCGGTGAAATCGGTCATATGATCCTTTACCCGAATGGACAGAAATGTTCTTGCGGGCGTAATGGTTGCTATGAGCAATACGTGTCTGGCACAGCGATCCAACGTCGGATTAAAGAAGCGGGTCTCGAATTGAGTCCGTTTGAATTATTCCCTAAAGCAAGTGAGGACCCACAAGCAGCAAAAGTTGTAAAAGAGTTCACTTTTGACCTAGCAGTGATTATCAGTACACTACAGGCAGCACTCGATATGGATGCTGTAATCATTGGTGGCGGTGTGTCAGAGTCAGCTTCCTATTGGATGGATGACTTGATGAATCAAGTGAAACCACTGCTATTGAATGATTTAGATATCGAATTAGCTTCATTCGGTAATGAAGCTGGAATTTTAGGTGCGGCATTATTAGTTTTGCCGGAATAA
- a CDS encoding glucose-6-phosphate isomerase, with amino-acid sequence MLTVQYSGNMKSLFTKEHRNQLQQIHQNIYEKKGEGSDFLGWVDAPSKTNEELVNQLIETAETIRKQSQVLIVIGIGGSYLGARAVIEAMNPYFQKNDVEVLFAGHQVSGAYLKELIEYIDDKDVSLNVISKSGTTTEPAMAFRFLQKYMEERYGDEASSRIFATTDAEKGALLKVAEEKGYKRFVVPDDIGGRYSVFTPVGLLPIAVAGYDIKTLLAGAKDAEKELEETLLEDNPAIQYATIRHSMYEDGLTNEVFASFEPKLHYIQEWWKQLFGESEGKDGKGIFPVSVTYTTDLHSLGQYIQDGKRNLFETFLMVDQVDEDLNLISSETDEDQLNYIAGLSLHEFNEVAYKGTSEAHLSGGVPQVTIRLPKIDEYNIGYLLYFYMLTCAYSGYLLGVNPFDQPGVEAYKTNIFKLLKKPGY; translated from the coding sequence ATGCTGACCGTACAATATTCGGGCAATATGAAATCTTTATTTACAAAAGAACACAGAAACCAATTGCAACAGATCCATCAAAATATATATGAGAAAAAAGGTGAAGGCTCAGACTTTTTAGGCTGGGTGGATGCTCCTTCTAAAACGAATGAGGAGCTAGTTAACCAGTTGATAGAAACTGCTGAAACAATCAGAAAGCAATCACAGGTACTAATAGTGATCGGGATCGGAGGCTCCTATCTCGGGGCACGTGCAGTGATTGAAGCGATGAACCCCTATTTTCAAAAAAATGATGTAGAGGTATTGTTCGCTGGACATCAAGTGAGTGGGGCCTATTTAAAAGAATTGATCGAGTATATCGATGACAAAGATGTGTCTTTGAATGTTATCTCGAAATCAGGCACAACGACCGAACCAGCCATGGCTTTCCGCTTCTTGCAAAAATACATGGAAGAGCGTTACGGAGATGAAGCATCTTCTCGCATTTTTGCTACAACGGATGCTGAAAAAGGCGCCTTATTGAAAGTCGCTGAAGAAAAAGGTTACAAACGTTTCGTCGTACCGGATGACATTGGTGGTAGATATTCTGTTTTCACTCCGGTCGGCCTTCTTCCGATCGCAGTCGCAGGTTATGATATCAAAACATTATTAGCCGGTGCTAAGGATGCTGAAAAAGAGTTAGAAGAAACGTTACTTGAAGACAATCCCGCTATCCAATACGCTACCATCCGTCATTCAATGTATGAAGACGGTCTGACCAACGAAGTGTTCGCTTCGTTCGAGCCGAAGCTTCATTACATCCAAGAATGGTGGAAACAATTATTCGGGGAAAGCGAAGGTAAAGATGGTAAAGGCATCTTCCCTGTTTCCGTGACGTACACGACCGATTTACACTCACTTGGACAATACATCCAAGATGGAAAACGGAACTTGTTTGAAACATTTTTGATGGTAGATCAAGTGGATGAAGACTTGAATTTAATTTCTTCTGAGACAGATGAAGATCAGCTGAATTATATTGCAGGGCTTTCTTTACACGAATTCAATGAGGTCGCTTACAAAGGAACATCAGAAGCTCATCTATCAGGTGGAGTACCACAAGTGACAATTCGCCTACCGAAAATCGATGAATATAACATAGGGTATTTATTATATTTCTATATGTTGACCTGTGCCTACAGTGGTTATTTGCTTGGCGTTAATCCTTTTGACCAGCCAGGTGTAGAAGCTTATAAGACGAACATTTTCAAACTGTTGAAAAAACCAGGTTACTAG
- a CDS encoding glycoside hydrolase family 13 protein yields the protein MLKEAIHHRPKDNYSYAYDKDTLHIQLRAKKGDLNEVTLIHGDPFEYYEDKPVLHHSEMRIIRHDEFFDYWFIAIEPIRYRTHYLFSLKDHHNEQVYFAEKGFLQEIPYDIPTAYFKFPFLNAVDVFQAPEWVKNTVWYQIFPERFNNGDEKLNPPGTLAWGSTEPEYDNFFGGDFEGVIQKLDYLKELGINGIYFTPIFKATTNHKYDTMDYFEIDPQFGDKETFKRLVKECHNRDIKVMLDAVFNHSGYYFEPFQDVVEHGQNSKYVEWFYINEFPLKTEPIPNYDTFAYEPKMPKLNTEHLELKRYLLDVARYWVEEFDIDGWRLDVANEVDHQFWREFRQEVKQVKEDVYILGEIWHDSMPWLRGDQFDAVMNYPFTEASLDFFARGNMNLGQFKNQINHVMASYPQNVNEVAFNLLGSHDTPRLLTRCNDDVQSAKQLMLFQLTFVGTPCVYYGDEIGMTGGQDPGCRKCMEWDESKQDLDLFHFVQNLIQLRKDEKSLHPASKFRFLTLEAQPRIVSYERSTEDESIIVVINPDDDEKVVELPYSHSDILISEGCQINEKRLTLGGKGFTIIKETF from the coding sequence ATGCTTAAAGAAGCGATTCATCATCGCCCGAAAGATAATTATTCCTATGCTTATGATAAAGACACCCTGCACATCCAGCTTCGAGCCAAAAAAGGTGATTTGAACGAAGTTACTTTGATTCACGGAGATCCTTTCGAATACTACGAAGATAAACCCGTGCTTCACCATTCAGAAATGCGCATTATTCGCCATGACGAGTTCTTTGACTATTGGTTTATTGCAATTGAACCGATCAGGTATCGGACACACTATCTTTTTTCCTTGAAAGATCATCATAACGAACAAGTATATTTTGCAGAAAAAGGGTTTCTTCAAGAAATTCCTTATGACATTCCGACAGCTTACTTCAAATTTCCTTTCTTGAATGCGGTAGATGTGTTCCAAGCCCCGGAATGGGTTAAAAACACCGTATGGTATCAAATTTTCCCTGAACGTTTCAATAATGGAGATGAAAAATTGAACCCTCCTGGAACCCTAGCATGGGGAAGTACAGAACCAGAGTATGACAACTTTTTTGGTGGTGACTTTGAAGGAGTCATCCAGAAGCTAGATTACCTGAAGGAATTAGGAATCAACGGAATCTACTTCACTCCTATTTTCAAAGCAACAACGAACCACAAGTATGACACGATGGACTATTTCGAGATCGACCCTCAGTTCGGAGATAAAGAAACATTCAAGCGCCTGGTAAAAGAATGTCATAATCGCGACATCAAGGTGATGTTGGACGCCGTATTTAATCATAGCGGTTATTATTTCGAACCGTTCCAAGATGTCGTTGAACATGGTCAGAACTCTAAATATGTCGAATGGTTTTACATCAACGAATTTCCACTTAAAACAGAACCAATCCCGAATTACGATACCTTTGCTTATGAGCCGAAAATGCCAAAACTTAATACAGAACACCTTGAGCTGAAACGTTATTTATTAGATGTTGCAAGATATTGGGTGGAAGAGTTCGATATTGATGGATGGAGGTTAGATGTAGCCAATGAAGTTGATCACCAATTCTGGAGGGAGTTCCGTCAAGAAGTCAAGCAAGTTAAAGAAGATGTTTATATTCTAGGAGAGATTTGGCACGACTCGATGCCTTGGCTGAGAGGAGACCAATTTGATGCAGTCATGAACTATCCGTTCACCGAAGCTTCTCTAGATTTTTTCGCAAGAGGAAACATGAACTTAGGACAATTCAAAAACCAAATCAATCATGTGATGGCCTCCTACCCTCAGAACGTCAACGAAGTAGCCTTTAATTTGTTAGGAAGCCACGACACCCCTCGCCTGTTGACGAGGTGTAATGACGATGTTCAATCAGCCAAACAACTGATGCTCTTTCAGTTGACGTTTGTCGGAACGCCTTGTGTTTACTATGGAGATGAGATTGGTATGACAGGCGGCCAAGACCCTGGTTGCAGAAAATGTATGGAATGGGATGAATCGAAGCAGGACCTTGATTTATTTCACTTTGTACAGAACTTGATTCAATTACGAAAAGACGAGAAATCTTTGCATCCTGCTAGTAAATTTAGATTTCTAACCTTGGAAGCACAACCAAGAATAGTCTCATACGAACGTTCAACTGAAGACGAATCGATCATTGTTGTCATAAACCCAGACGATGATGAAAAAGTGGTTGAACTTCCTTATTCTCACTCAGATATTTTGATAAGTGAAGGCTGCCAAATCAATGAAAAACGTTTAACTTTAGGTGGAAAAGGATTTACAATAATTAAGGAAACTTTCTAA